In the genome of Myxococcus stipitatus, one region contains:
- the ubiE gene encoding bifunctional demethylmenaquinone methyltransferase/2-methoxy-6-polyprenyl-1,4-benzoquinol methylase UbiE: MSTEVRQMFSSIATRYDVTNEVLSFGIHRLWRRTAVRLSRAKAGDSVLDCASGTGDLALAFKRKVGSTGHVLGTDFCPEMLESAPAKAAKAGLQVDFQVADAMALPFEDNRFDVASIAFGIRNVDDPVKCLKEMGRVVKPGGRVVVLEFGQPEGVFGALFRFYSKTVMPTIGGLLTGNRAAYEYLPRTSAAFPAGERFLSLMDQSGAYAERSAHPLTFGTANVYVGLVR; this comes from the coding sequence ATGAGCACCGAAGTCCGTCAGATGTTCTCCTCCATCGCCACGCGGTACGACGTGACGAACGAAGTCCTCTCGTTCGGCATCCACCGCCTGTGGCGACGGACGGCCGTGCGGCTCAGCCGGGCGAAGGCGGGCGACAGCGTCCTCGACTGCGCGTCCGGCACGGGCGACCTGGCGCTCGCGTTCAAGCGCAAGGTGGGCTCCACGGGCCACGTGCTCGGCACCGACTTCTGCCCGGAGATGCTGGAGAGCGCGCCCGCGAAGGCGGCCAAGGCCGGCCTCCAGGTGGACTTCCAGGTGGCGGACGCCATGGCGCTGCCCTTCGAGGACAACCGCTTCGACGTGGCCTCCATCGCCTTCGGCATCCGCAACGTGGATGACCCGGTGAAGTGCCTCAAGGAGATGGGGCGCGTGGTGAAGCCCGGTGGCCGCGTCGTGGTGCTGGAGTTCGGCCAGCCCGAGGGTGTCTTCGGCGCGCTCTTCCGCTTCTACAGCAAGACGGTGATGCCGACGATCGGCGGCCTGCTCACCGGCAACCGCGCGGCCTACGAGTACCTGCCCCGCACGTCGGCGGCCTTCCCCGCGGGAGAGCGGTTCCTGTCGTTGATGGACCAGTCCGGCGCCTATGCGGAGCGAAGCGCGCACCCGCTGACGTTCGGAACGGCCAACGTCTATGTCGGCCTCGTCCGCTGA
- a CDS encoding shikimate kinase, translated as MDPRLAPALREALARPGPVPRPEAGQTVVLGGHRSAGKSTLLPRVASLLERRGVDLDAHLERLHGRPLKTWVAQAPAEFRAAERRALLELPPGGLVAVGGGFLSHHPDALAGMFTLIIPITFETYRERLTADRTRPRLRPDVSLEEEISSIFHEREALHARVPTIALVDFLRGCLHEEESP; from the coding sequence GTGGACCCCCGGCTCGCGCCGGCGCTGAGAGAAGCCCTGGCGCGACCCGGGCCCGTGCCGCGCCCGGAGGCCGGACAGACGGTGGTGCTGGGTGGCCACCGGAGCGCGGGCAAGTCCACGCTCCTGCCTCGGGTCGCAAGTCTGCTCGAGCGGCGGGGCGTGGACCTGGATGCCCACCTGGAGCGGCTCCACGGCCGCCCGCTGAAGACCTGGGTGGCGCAGGCCCCCGCCGAGTTCCGCGCCGCCGAGCGCCGCGCCCTGCTGGAGCTTCCGCCGGGTGGATTGGTGGCGGTGGGTGGAGGCTTCCTGTCCCACCACCCCGACGCGCTGGCGGGCATGTTCACCCTCATCATCCCGATCACCTTCGAGACCTATCGGGAGCGGCTGACGGCGGACCGGACGCGACCTCGGCTGCGACCGGACGTCTCGCTGGAGGAGGAGATCTCCTCCATCTTCCATGAGCGCGAGGCCCTGCACGCCCGCGTCCCCACCATCGCCCTGGTGGACTTCCTCCGGGGCTGCCTCCACGAAGAGGAGTCCCCGTGA
- a CDS encoding shikimate dehydrogenase, with translation MTPARRVVTLPPTLLGSDAVHFARECQRRGADVLEIRTDLHAPDAVDPAALASVLPLLVSERGKPLPASWVSAAWRVDRDLMDATGHQGSLDAPSGKLLASHHAERPLGTDEALRLWERELPADALVKHVEPMTDPAHVRTLLETQRRMMDRFGPTRVTVLGMGAIALPARAVLARNNLLDYVAAGGSWAAAPGQRLLDDVVREWRGADRTTLPAPLRLGIFGTSIAHSRSPRIHRQPFDRIDIPEDGPVEALVDSLLPSHGGFAVTSPFKMRLAKHTGSPLDAINTLVRRGHRWESFNTDTEGARKVLERLGAGDVFVLGDGGATSALRTVAAERGQALRILRRADIQGPLAGAGVWTWPDRVAAPDSLRFERARVAVIAYGAPGRRIAAEITRRGGIPVLLGAAWFVAQARRQRELWETAT, from the coding sequence GTGACACCCGCCCGGCGTGTCGTGACGTTGCCTCCCACCCTGCTCGGCTCGGATGCCGTGCACTTCGCGCGGGAGTGCCAGCGTCGCGGCGCCGATGTGCTGGAGATTCGCACCGACCTGCACGCCCCCGACGCGGTGGACCCGGCCGCCCTCGCGAGCGTGCTCCCGCTGCTCGTCTCCGAGCGCGGCAAGCCGCTTCCCGCGTCGTGGGTCTCGGCCGCGTGGCGCGTGGACCGGGACCTGATGGACGCCACCGGACACCAGGGCTCGCTCGACGCGCCCTCCGGCAAGCTGCTCGCGTCCCACCACGCGGAGCGCCCGCTCGGCACGGATGAAGCCCTGCGGCTCTGGGAGCGCGAGCTGCCCGCGGATGCCCTCGTGAAGCACGTGGAGCCGATGACCGACCCGGCCCATGTCCGCACGCTGCTGGAGACGCAGCGACGGATGATGGACCGGTTCGGCCCGACGCGTGTCACCGTGCTCGGCATGGGCGCCATCGCGCTGCCCGCCCGCGCGGTGCTGGCCCGGAACAACCTGCTCGACTACGTGGCCGCGGGAGGTTCGTGGGCCGCGGCACCGGGTCAGCGGCTCCTCGACGACGTCGTGCGTGAGTGGCGCGGCGCGGACCGCACCACCCTGCCCGCCCCGCTGCGGCTGGGCATCTTCGGGACCTCCATCGCCCACTCGCGCTCGCCGCGCATCCACCGCCAGCCCTTCGATCGCATCGACATTCCAGAGGACGGCCCCGTCGAGGCGCTCGTGGACTCGCTGCTGCCGAGCCATGGCGGCTTCGCCGTCACCAGCCCGTTCAAGATGCGGCTGGCGAAGCACACCGGCTCGCCGCTGGATGCCATCAACACCCTGGTGCGTCGGGGCCACCGGTGGGAGTCCTTCAACACCGACACCGAGGGCGCCCGGAAGGTGCTGGAGCGCCTGGGTGCGGGTGACGTGTTCGTGCTGGGTGACGGCGGTGCGACATCCGCCCTGCGCACCGTGGCCGCCGAGCGAGGCCAGGCGCTGCGCATCCTTCGGCGCGCGGACATCCAGGGTCCCCTCGCCGGGGCTGGTGTCTGGACGTGGCCGGACCGGGTGGCGGCTCCGGATTCCCTGCGATTCGAGCGAGCACGCGTCGCGGTGATCGCATACGGTGCCCCCGGCCGACGCATCGCCGCGGAGATTACACGGCGCGGAGGCATCCCTGTCCTGCTGGGCGCGGCGTGGTTCGTCGCACAGGCCCGGCGTCAACGCGAGCTCTGGGAGACAGCAACATGA
- the aroC gene encoding chorismate synthase, whose protein sequence is MNTFGTLFRVTTFGESHGPALGAVVDGCPAGVPLTRERIQAALDRRRPGQSALVTPRNEPDQVEILSGVFEDKTLGTPIAAIVRNTNQRSGDYEQLKQVDRPGHADAVWRERFKHRDHRGGGRTSGRETLCRVIGGTIAEAYLERDLPTVRTVAYVSQVGDLVASVPALGLTRAMVDAHPTRCPDLTVREEMSRRILAAKEAGDSLGGSIDVRVEGLPVGLGEPIFGKIKALIAQALGSVGAITGVMWGPPDLLERIGQPGTQFHSVKDVYGGIQGGLTNGEPLQVRAYFKPPATLADHAKGGRHDPCIMPRAVPVLESMVSLVIADLVQQMNARPHTL, encoded by the coding sequence ATGAACACCTTCGGCACCCTCTTTCGCGTGACGACGTTTGGAGAGAGCCACGGCCCCGCGCTTGGCGCGGTGGTGGATGGCTGCCCCGCCGGCGTCCCCCTCACCCGCGAGCGCATCCAGGCCGCGTTGGACCGCCGCCGCCCGGGCCAGTCCGCCCTCGTCACGCCCCGCAACGAGCCGGACCAGGTGGAGATCCTCTCCGGCGTCTTCGAGGACAAGACGCTCGGCACGCCCATCGCGGCCATCGTCCGCAACACCAACCAGCGCTCCGGCGACTACGAGCAGCTCAAGCAGGTGGACCGGCCCGGCCACGCCGACGCCGTGTGGCGCGAGCGCTTCAAGCACCGCGACCACCGCGGCGGTGGCCGCACCAGCGGACGCGAGACGCTCTGCCGCGTCATCGGCGGCACCATCGCCGAGGCCTATCTGGAGCGCGACCTGCCCACCGTGCGCACCGTCGCGTACGTGTCCCAGGTGGGTGACCTGGTCGCCTCCGTGCCCGCGCTCGGGCTCACCCGGGCGATGGTGGATGCGCACCCGACGCGCTGCCCGGACCTCACCGTTCGCGAGGAGATGTCCCGCCGCATCCTCGCGGCCAAGGAGGCGGGAGACAGCCTGGGAGGCTCCATCGACGTGCGCGTCGAGGGGCTCCCCGTGGGACTGGGTGAGCCCATCTTCGGGAAGATCAAGGCGCTCATCGCCCAGGCCCTGGGCAGCGTGGGCGCCATCACCGGAGTCATGTGGGGCCCGCCGGACTTGCTGGAGCGCATCGGCCAGCCTGGCACCCAGTTCCACTCCGTGAAGGACGTCTACGGCGGCATCCAGGGCGGGCTCACCAACGGCGAGCCCCTCCAGGTCCGCGCCTACTTCAAACCCCCAGCGACGCTGGCGGACCACGCGAAGGGTGGCCGTCACGACCCGTGCATCATGCCCCGCGCCGTTCCGGTGCTGGAGTCCATGGTGTCCCTGGTCATCGCAGACCTCGTCCAACAGATGAACGCACGCCCCCATACCCTATGA
- a CDS encoding 3-dehydroquinate synthase family protein, translating to MNPYPPGAYRPPNDRWGPFTRLAKRLPEGSLAVVDRTVARLHPDLIPALKARAPRAIVQLVGGESAKSFTALEKVLAAGLSLPRSGTLLAVGGGTVGDVSTVAAHLLKRGVRLVQVPTTLLAAVDSSLGGKGAVDLTVKGRVVKNPAGVFHYAEESWVCPELFSTLSPTQVREGSLEAWKMVISLDAALFRRYVRKTPALEKLVKDARGLKERVCAKDPYEHTGLRRVLNFGHTFGHVLESVSHFKLSHGDAVGLGILLALDVGRHLGVTPEPVAAQAEAALAEGPGVLGRERVASLLRPASLKDIATLLDADKKAGAKGELRMVLLTAIGSTEVRDVSPETWRALWPSWTKGVRP from the coding sequence ATGAACCCCTACCCTCCCGGCGCCTACCGTCCTCCCAACGACCGCTGGGGTCCGTTCACGCGTCTCGCGAAGCGCCTGCCCGAGGGCAGTCTCGCCGTGGTGGACCGCACCGTCGCGCGCCTCCACCCCGACCTCATCCCCGCGCTGAAGGCCCGTGCGCCTCGCGCCATCGTCCAGCTGGTGGGCGGTGAGAGCGCCAAGAGCTTCACGGCGCTGGAGAAGGTGCTCGCCGCGGGGCTGTCCCTGCCGCGCTCGGGCACGCTGCTCGCCGTGGGCGGTGGCACCGTCGGAGACGTGTCCACCGTCGCCGCGCACCTGCTCAAGCGCGGCGTGCGGCTGGTGCAGGTCCCCACGACGCTCCTGGCCGCCGTCGACAGCAGCCTGGGCGGCAAGGGCGCGGTGGACCTCACCGTGAAGGGGCGCGTGGTGAAGAACCCCGCGGGCGTCTTCCACTACGCCGAGGAGTCGTGGGTCTGTCCCGAGCTGTTCTCGACGCTGTCGCCCACGCAGGTGCGCGAGGGGTCGCTCGAGGCCTGGAAGATGGTCATCAGCCTGGATGCCGCCCTCTTCCGCCGCTACGTACGCAAGACGCCCGCGCTCGAGAAGCTGGTGAAGGACGCGCGCGGCCTCAAGGAGCGCGTCTGCGCGAAGGACCCGTACGAGCACACGGGCCTGCGCCGGGTGCTCAACTTCGGGCACACCTTCGGCCACGTGCTGGAGAGCGTGTCGCACTTCAAGCTGTCTCACGGCGACGCGGTGGGCCTGGGAATCCTCCTGGCCCTGGATGTGGGTCGCCACCTGGGTGTCACCCCGGAGCCCGTGGCCGCCCAGGCCGAGGCCGCGCTCGCCGAAGGTCCCGGAGTCCTGGGCCGGGAGCGGGTCGCCTCGCTGCTGCGCCCCGCGTCGCTCAAGGACATCGCCACGCTGCTCGACGCCGACAAGAAGGCCGGCGCGAAGGGGGAGCTGCGCATGGTGCTGCTGACCGCCATCGGCTCCACCGAGGTCCGCGACGTCTCGCCCGAGACCTGGCGCGCCCTCTGGCCCTCCTGGACGAAGGGGGTGCGCCCGTGA
- a CDS encoding 3-phosphoshikimate 1-carboxyvinyltransferase: protein MSTSTRRILLDPTGLTPSPLTPPVSKSDAQRALVLGHLTGAWPLPSVQAESDEDLPADVRVLRRGVEALRLPAGPVRDVDCADGGAPFRILATQAAVTPGVRVRLTGTPRLGERPHGPLFTSLKDALGPAGLTLVEGTPWPVELTAPTDTSRVAPVFRVPGSQSSQYASSLLLGCAALYLRERRAWSVEIEGTLTSAGYLELTVAWLERFGFDLQKSEARYSVSGYTPPPSVPSLPGDWSSLGYLLLVAWKSGGTVERADPASAHPDQAILRLIEQVGLRTAPAGQPHTLKVTGRPEQGLRASGKECPDLLPTLAALACVLPAPSTLTDVGILRLKESDRLEGIRALVAAYGGTSDLRGELLHLTPPASPPARFEMDSQGDHRLAMTAATLSVLSGAPLVLTGPECVEKSFPGFWRQLSRSGARISESP, encoded by the coding sequence GTGAGCACCAGCACCCGCCGCATCCTGCTGGACCCGACGGGCCTCACGCCGTCGCCCCTCACGCCCCCGGTCTCCAAGTCGGATGCCCAGCGGGCGCTGGTGCTGGGACACCTGACCGGTGCGTGGCCGCTGCCTTCCGTCCAGGCAGAGTCGGACGAGGACCTGCCCGCCGACGTGCGCGTCCTCCGCCGAGGCGTGGAGGCCCTCCGCCTCCCCGCGGGTCCCGTGCGCGACGTCGACTGCGCCGACGGTGGCGCGCCCTTTCGCATCCTGGCCACCCAGGCCGCGGTGACCCCGGGCGTCCGCGTGCGCCTCACGGGGACGCCTCGCCTGGGTGAGCGGCCCCATGGCCCGCTCTTCACGTCGCTGAAGGACGCCCTGGGCCCCGCGGGCCTCACGCTCGTCGAGGGCACACCCTGGCCCGTGGAGCTCACCGCGCCCACGGACACCTCCCGCGTCGCGCCCGTCTTCCGGGTGCCCGGCTCGCAGAGCAGCCAGTACGCCTCCAGCCTCCTGTTGGGCTGCGCGGCGCTGTACCTGCGCGAGCGCCGCGCGTGGAGCGTGGAGATTGAAGGCACGCTGACGAGCGCCGGGTACCTGGAGCTCACGGTGGCGTGGCTCGAGCGCTTCGGCTTCGATCTCCAGAAGTCCGAGGCCCGCTACTCGGTGTCTGGCTACACACCGCCGCCGAGCGTTCCGTCGCTGCCGGGAGACTGGTCCTCGCTGGGGTACCTGCTGCTCGTGGCCTGGAAGTCGGGCGGCACGGTGGAGCGCGCCGACCCCGCCAGCGCGCACCCGGACCAGGCCATCCTACGCCTCATCGAGCAGGTGGGTCTGCGGACGGCGCCCGCCGGACAGCCGCACACCCTGAAGGTGACGGGCCGACCCGAGCAAGGCCTGCGGGCTTCGGGCAAGGAGTGCCCGGACCTGCTGCCCACCCTGGCGGCGCTCGCCTGTGTCCTACCCGCGCCGTCCACGCTGACGGACGTCGGAATCCTCCGCTTGAAGGAGAGCGACCGGCTGGAAGGCATCCGCGCCCTCGTCGCCGCCTACGGGGGCACGAGCGACCTGCGGGGAGAACTGCTCCACCTGACGCCCCCGGCCTCCCCGCCCGCCCGCTTCGAGATGGACAGCCAGGGGGACCACCGCCTGGCCATGACCGCGGCCACCCTCAGCGTGTTGTCGGGGGCCCCGCTCGTCCTCACCGGGCCCGAGTGTGTCGAGAAGAGCTTTCCGGGCTTCTGGCGGCAACTGTCCCGCTCGGGAGCGCGTATTTCCGAGTCACCGTAG
- a CDS encoding citrate synthase, with the protein MPKDTLTITDNRTGKTYEVPVENGCIRTNALRQIKVSDDDFGLMGYDPAFLNTANCKSAITFIDGDKGILEYRGYPIEQLAEKSSYLEVAYLLLNGELPTPKELEQFIHLVTHHTYVHENVKTFMDGFRYDAHPMSMLGSTVAALSGFYPDAKNTKDERSRRIQITRLIAKMPTIAAFSYRHSMGLPYIYPDNDLSYVANFLAMVKRIGTSTYKVHPVLERALDVLFILHADHEQNCSTTSVRTVGSSEVDPYSAVTAGIGALYGPLHGGANEAVLRMLREIGHISKVPDFIKSVKSGEGEKKLMGFGHRVYKSYDPRAKVIKRVADEVFDVTGKNPLLEIAVELERIALQDEYFVKRKLYPNVDFYSGLIYEAMGFQVEMFPVLFAIPRTVGWCAQWEEMVLDPEQKIARPRQVFTGHKRRDYVTMDKRTAK; encoded by the coding sequence ATGCCCAAGGACACGCTGACGATCACCGACAATCGGACCGGCAAGACGTACGAGGTGCCGGTCGAGAACGGCTGTATTCGCACCAACGCCCTACGCCAGATCAAGGTCTCGGACGACGACTTCGGTCTGATGGGCTACGACCCCGCGTTCCTCAACACCGCCAACTGTAAAAGCGCCATCACCTTCATCGATGGTGACAAAGGCATCCTGGAGTATCGCGGCTACCCCATCGAGCAGCTGGCCGAGAAGTCCAGCTACCTGGAGGTCGCGTACCTCCTGCTCAACGGTGAGCTGCCGACGCCCAAGGAGCTGGAGCAGTTCATCCACCTGGTGACGCACCACACGTACGTCCACGAGAACGTGAAGACGTTCATGGACGGGTTCCGCTACGACGCGCACCCGATGTCCATGCTCGGCTCCACCGTGGCCGCGCTGTCCGGCTTCTACCCGGACGCGAAGAACACCAAGGATGAGCGCAGCCGCCGCATCCAGATCACCCGGCTCATCGCCAAGATGCCCACCATCGCCGCGTTCTCCTACCGGCACTCGATGGGCCTGCCCTACATCTACCCGGACAACGACCTGTCCTACGTCGCCAACTTCCTGGCGATGGTGAAGCGCATCGGCACCAGCACCTACAAGGTGCACCCGGTGCTCGAGCGCGCGCTCGACGTGCTCTTCATCCTCCACGCGGACCACGAGCAGAACTGCTCGACGACGTCCGTGCGCACGGTGGGCTCGTCGGAAGTGGACCCGTACTCGGCCGTCACGGCCGGCATCGGCGCCCTCTACGGCCCGCTGCACGGCGGCGCCAACGAGGCGGTGCTGCGCATGCTCCGTGAGATTGGCCACATCTCCAAGGTCCCGGACTTCATCAAGTCCGTGAAGAGCGGCGAGGGCGAGAAGAAGCTGATGGGCTTCGGCCACCGCGTCTACAAGTCCTACGACCCGCGCGCCAAGGTCATCAAGCGCGTGGCGGACGAGGTCTTCGACGTGACGGGCAAGAACCCGCTGCTGGAGATCGCCGTGGAGCTCGAGCGCATCGCCCTCCAGGACGAGTACTTCGTCAAGCGCAAGCTGTACCCGAACGTGGACTTCTACTCCGGCCTCATCTACGAGGCGATGGGCTTCCAGGTGGAGATGTTCCCCGTCCTCTTCGCCATCCCCCGCACGGTGGGCTGGTGCGCGCAGTGGGAGGAGATGGTGCTGGACCCCGAGCAGAAGATTGCTCGCCCGCGCCAGGTCTTCACCGGCCACAAGCGCCGCGACTACGTCACGATGGACAAGCGCACCGCGAAGTAG
- a CDS encoding AMP-dependent synthetase/ligase has translation MDLPKTMVHALHERAAQHEHRPALWTRRGRAYVPTSWFEYAQRVKHFALGLRSLGYGEGQPLGIISFNREEWHVAALASMAMGGVPVGLYTTSALEQLEYILRHCEASLLVVENEKHLRTGLLLRERLPKLRHLIILDPPATPLPEGVLRYADVLEKGAGADDKPYWDSVNALKPESLGTLIYTSGTTGHPKGVMLSHHNLTWTSRQLSQAVSFGKKADNIILSYLPLSHIAEQVISLHCPLMLGIQVYFADSVEAMPANLKDVRPTFFFGVPRVWEKFKAKAEEGLRSQPPLKRRLVDWARGVASEMHSRAQRHERIPVTLAAQYSVARRLVFEPLKTRIGMERVDFFATAAAPIGRDVLEFFASIDMLIHEVWGMTEVSGPGTVNTEEATHLGTVGRPMLGVEVRIAEDGEILIRGGNVCTGYYKNPEATAELLQDGWLHSGDVGQLDGEGYLHITGRKKEIIVTSGGKKTAPGNIEELLKTLPGVGHAVVVGERRNYLVALLALDGEKVRALAREKGWPEEVGVLAQDARLHQVLQQALDRDVNAKLSRFENIKRFAVLPHEFSVDAGDLTPTLKVRRKAVELKHAGLVESLYAENGAAHTG, from the coding sequence ATGGACCTCCCGAAGACGATGGTGCATGCCCTTCATGAGCGGGCCGCGCAGCATGAGCATCGGCCGGCCCTCTGGACGCGCCGTGGGCGCGCCTATGTCCCCACCTCCTGGTTCGAATACGCGCAGCGAGTCAAACACTTCGCCCTGGGCCTGAGGTCGCTGGGGTACGGGGAAGGCCAGCCCCTGGGCATCATCAGCTTCAACCGCGAGGAGTGGCACGTCGCCGCGCTCGCCTCCATGGCGATGGGAGGCGTGCCGGTGGGTCTGTACACCACCAGCGCGCTGGAGCAGCTGGAGTACATCCTCCGCCACTGCGAGGCCTCCCTCCTGGTGGTGGAGAACGAGAAGCACCTGCGCACGGGCCTGCTCCTGCGCGAGCGGCTGCCCAAGCTGCGCCACCTCATCATCCTGGACCCGCCGGCCACGCCCCTGCCCGAAGGGGTGCTGCGCTATGCGGACGTGCTGGAGAAGGGCGCGGGCGCCGACGACAAGCCCTACTGGGACAGCGTCAACGCCCTCAAGCCCGAGTCATTGGGCACCCTCATCTACACCTCGGGGACGACGGGGCACCCCAAGGGCGTGATGCTCAGCCACCACAACCTGACCTGGACGTCGCGCCAGCTCAGCCAGGCGGTGAGCTTCGGCAAGAAGGCGGACAACATCATCCTGTCCTACCTGCCGCTGTCGCACATCGCGGAGCAGGTCATCTCGCTCCACTGTCCGCTGATGCTGGGCATCCAGGTGTACTTCGCCGACTCGGTGGAGGCGATGCCCGCGAACCTGAAGGACGTGCGGCCCACGTTCTTCTTCGGCGTGCCCCGGGTGTGGGAGAAGTTCAAGGCCAAGGCGGAGGAGGGCCTGCGCTCCCAGCCGCCGCTGAAGCGCCGCCTGGTGGACTGGGCGCGCGGGGTCGCCTCGGAGATGCACTCACGGGCCCAGCGCCACGAGCGCATCCCCGTGACGCTGGCGGCGCAGTACAGCGTGGCCCGGCGGCTCGTCTTCGAGCCCCTCAAGACGCGCATCGGCATGGAGCGGGTGGACTTCTTCGCCACGGCCGCCGCGCCCATCGGCCGGGACGTGCTGGAGTTCTTCGCCTCCATCGACATGCTGATCCACGAAGTGTGGGGCATGACGGAGGTGTCCGGCCCGGGCACGGTCAACACGGAGGAGGCCACGCACCTGGGCACCGTGGGGCGGCCCATGCTGGGCGTGGAGGTCCGCATCGCCGAGGACGGGGAGATCCTCATCCGCGGCGGCAACGTGTGCACGGGCTACTACAAGAACCCGGAGGCCACCGCGGAGCTGCTCCAGGACGGGTGGCTGCACAGCGGCGACGTGGGCCAGTTGGACGGGGAGGGCTACCTCCACATCACCGGCCGCAAGAAGGAGATCATCGTCACCTCCGGCGGGAAGAAGACGGCGCCCGGCAACATCGAGGAGCTGCTCAAGACGCTGCCCGGCGTGGGCCACGCGGTGGTGGTGGGGGAGCGGCGCAACTACCTGGTGGCGCTGCTGGCGCTGGACGGGGAGAAGGTGCGCGCGCTGGCCCGGGAGAAGGGCTGGCCGGAGGAGGTGGGGGTGCTCGCCCAGGACGCGCGGCTGCACCAGGTACTCCAGCAGGCGCTGGACCGCGACGTCAACGCGAAGCTCTCCCGCTTCGAGAACATCAAGCGCTTCGCGGTGCTGCCCCACGAGTTCTCCGTGGACGCGGGTGACCTGACGCCCACGCTCAAGGTCCGCCGCAAGGCGGTGGAGCTGAAGCACGCGGGGCTCGTCGAGTCGCTCTACGCGGAGAACGGCGCGGCGCACACGGGCTGA
- a CDS encoding bifunctional nuclease family protein, translating to MRTPNRATLFVAPLSALLLALGGLLLLPGFRAPRAIAATLQDASEQPCVTEHGGDPKACSELVELEVQDVIPLMEAQTHAIVLTTKDQEMLLPVFVDEAAAVSIAFRLAEREPPQPLAQDLLDDVVDQLGAKVTEVRIDDLRDNVYSGRVFLEQGAKKLTLEARPSDSIAMALSSHARIRVTRKVLTLAGISRDEVEALQKGGPGVGGSGSGGLMDESSPLPPPGLPAPGTPSDDPGTGGDLPPGHPPLGSPKGAGKKIEL from the coding sequence GTGAGAACACCCAACCGCGCCACTCTCTTCGTCGCCCCTCTCTCGGCGCTGTTGCTGGCGCTGGGAGGGCTCCTGCTGCTCCCCGGTTTCCGAGCCCCAAGAGCCATCGCGGCGACACTTCAGGACGCCTCCGAGCAACCGTGCGTCACCGAGCACGGAGGCGACCCCAAGGCCTGCTCCGAGCTTGTTGAGTTGGAGGTGCAGGACGTCATCCCGCTCATGGAGGCCCAGACTCACGCCATCGTGCTCACCACGAAGGACCAGGAGATGCTCCTCCCCGTCTTCGTGGACGAGGCCGCCGCGGTCTCCATCGCCTTCAGGCTCGCGGAGCGTGAGCCTCCCCAGCCGCTCGCGCAGGACCTGCTGGACGACGTCGTGGACCAGCTCGGCGCCAAGGTGACGGAGGTCCGCATCGACGACCTGCGAGACAACGTCTACTCGGGCCGCGTCTTCCTCGAGCAGGGGGCGAAGAAGCTGACGCTGGAGGCCCGTCCCTCCGACTCCATCGCCATGGCCCTCTCCAGCCACGCCCGCATCCGCGTCACGCGCAAGGTGCTGACGCTGGCGGGCATCAGCCGCGACGAGGTCGAGGCCCTCCAGAAGGGCGGCCCGGGCGTGGGAGGCAGCGGCTCCGGCGGCCTCATGGACGAGTCCTCGCCGCTGCCGCCCCCGGGCCTGCCCGCGCCGGGCACTCCGTCCGACGACCCGGGCACGGGGGGAGACCTGCCTCCGGGCCATCCGCCCCTGGGCTCGCCGAAGGGGGCCGGCAAGAAGATCGAGCTCTAG